The following are encoded in a window of Chryseobacterium sp. genomic DNA:
- a CDS encoding nucleoside phosphorylase, giving the protein MINKLAASELVLNEDGSVYHLNLLPEDLAPKVILVGDPDRVPKVSKYFDNIEVRKNKREFYTHTGTLRGERITVMSTGIGTENIDIVMNELDALVNLDLKAKEFRSEHQSLELFRLGTCGSVNPDIEVDNMLVTRNVVGLDGLLHFYQDYSFENEFSRNFLAKFPYDQIKPMLYFADWAEDISGYYADAKYHGNTATFPGFYAPQGRQLRLKALDDQFLETLNELGVSNFEMETSAIYGLAKLLGHKALTVNCVIANRRRGEFSADHQKSEANMIEWVLERIIK; this is encoded by the coding sequence ATGATCAATAAACTTGCAGCTTCGGAACTTGTACTTAATGAGGACGGCAGTGTATACCATCTGAATCTTTTGCCGGAAGATCTGGCGCCAAAGGTGATCCTGGTGGGAGACCCGGACAGAGTGCCTAAAGTTTCAAAGTATTTCGACAACATTGAGGTCAGGAAAAACAAACGTGAGTTCTACACCCATACCGGAACGCTGCGGGGCGAGCGGATCACGGTGATGTCAACCGGCATTGGTACGGAGAACATAGACATCGTAATGAACGAGTTGGATGCCCTGGTAAATCTTGACCTGAAGGCGAAGGAATTCCGCAGTGAACATCAGTCACTGGAGCTTTTCCGTTTAGGAACCTGCGGCAGTGTAAATCCGGACATTGAGGTGGACAATATGCTTGTTACCCGGAATGTGGTTGGTCTGGATGGTTTGCTGCATTTCTATCAGGATTATTCCTTTGAAAACGAATTTTCGCGGAATTTCCTGGCTAAATTCCCTTATGATCAGATAAAACCGATGCTTTATTTCGCAGACTGGGCAGAGGATATTTCGGGCTATTATGCCGATGCAAAATACCACGGAAATACCGCAACTTTTCCGGGATTCTATGCGCCTCAGGGCAGGCAGCTCCGGCTTAAAGCCTTAGACGATCAGTTCCTGGAAACCCTGAATGAACTTGGAGTAAGCAATTTTGAAATGGAAACCTCAGCAATTTACGGACTTGCAAAACTTCTGGGGCACAAAGCCCTCACCGTTAACTGTGTTATTGCCAACAGACGCCGAGGAGAGTTCAGTGCTGACCACCAGAAATCGGAAGCCAATATGATAGAATGGGTTTTGGAACGGATCATTAAATAA
- a CDS encoding translation initiation factor: MDIRDQLKNLFPEHVEQDFTMPEEKFVQREPLLCKFEKKGRNGKPVTVIEGFEGSDSDLKTISKKIKTTLGIGGSEKDGTIVIQGDNRDKIMKMLQDMGYKTKRVGG, from the coding sequence ATGGATATACGGGATCAACTGAAAAATCTTTTTCCGGAACACGTAGAACAGGATTTTACAATGCCTGAAGAGAAATTTGTACAGCGCGAGCCTTTGCTCTGCAAATTCGAAAAAAAAGGCCGCAACGGAAAGCCGGTGACGGTTATTGAGGGATTTGAAGGTTCAGATTCGGACCTTAAGACAATATCAAAAAAAATTAAGACCACTTTGGGTATTGGCGGCTCCGAAAAAGACGGCACCATAGTCATCCAGGGCGACAACCGTGACAAAATTATGAAGATGCTGCAGGACATGGGATATAAAACAAAACGTGTGGGCGGCTGA